In one Bacillota bacterium LX-D genomic region, the following are encoded:
- a CDS encoding ABC transporter ATP-binding protein has product MENAIVCQDLTKKFGKLVAVDGVSLVIPRGKIFGFLGPNGSGKSTTIRMLCGLLKPTSGQGTVLGYDILTKAEEIKQRLGYMSQKFSLYTDLTVEENLDFYSGIYGLKGKEQHERKIELLTMTGLEGRQSQLAGTLSGGWKQRLALACALLHRPQLLVLDEPTAGVDPVSRRIFWEIIGTLAGEGMTVLVSTHYMDEAETCDLVGFIFYGKLMGHGTPKELKAELGYQSLDDVFIKYVERGEAEGRGVLGHV; this is encoded by the coding sequence TGTTTGCCAGGATTTGACTAAAAAGTTTGGAAAACTGGTTGCAGTTGATGGTGTTAGTTTAGTAATTCCTCGGGGTAAAATTTTTGGCTTTTTAGGTCCTAATGGCTCTGGCAAGTCAACTACCATTCGGATGTTGTGCGGATTGCTGAAGCCTACTTCTGGACAAGGAACTGTTTTAGGTTACGATATTTTGACAAAAGCTGAAGAAATCAAACAGCGCTTAGGTTATATGTCCCAAAAATTTAGTTTGTATACGGACTTAACAGTGGAAGAAAATTTAGACTTTTATAGCGGAATTTATGGGTTAAAAGGTAAAGAACAACATGAACGGAAAATAGAACTGCTAACTATGACGGGATTAGAAGGGCGACAAAGTCAGTTGGCAGGAACTTTATCGGGAGGTTGGAAACAACGGCTAGCTCTGGCTTGTGCTTTACTGCATCGTCCCCAACTATTGGTGTTGGATGAACCTACTGCAGGCGTAGATCCTGTTTCCCGTAGAATTTTTTGGGAGATTATTGGCACTTTGGCTGGTGAAGGAATGACAGTGCTGGTAAGCACCCATTATATGGATGAAGCAGAAACTTGCGACTTAGTTGGTTTTATTTTTTATGGCAAATTAATGGGGCACGGGACACCCAAAGAGCTGAAAGCGGAATTAGGTTACCAATCTTTAGATGATGTGTTTATTAAATATGTTGAGCGAGGCGAGGCAGAGGGCCGGGGGGTGTTGGGCCATGTCTAA